The following are encoded in a window of Methylocystis rosea genomic DNA:
- a CDS encoding antitoxin, protein MSSTRIFKSGNSLAVRLPRGIAFDEGAEVVVRRQGGSLVVTPARLDMAELVARLKAAPPHTIARPEFKPPKRLFDPR, encoded by the coding sequence ATGAGCTCCACGCGCATTTTCAAATCTGGCAATAGTCTCGCGGTTCGGCTGCCGCGCGGGATCGCGTTTGATGAAGGCGCCGAAGTCGTCGTGCGGCGGCAAGGCGGGAGTCTCGTGGTGACGCCAGCGCGGCTCGATATGGCCGAACTCGTCGCGCGCCTCAAAGCCGCGCCGCCACATACCATCGCGCGCCCCGAATTCAAGCCGCCGAAGCGGCTGTTCGACCCCCGCTAG
- a CDS encoding PIN domain-containing protein, translated as MARYLLDTNIVIAAALGLSGVLDRLSALEIGDVALSAISLAETLGAAAAENNGRLAENIALLAENLDVLPFDRGAADAYGALLRKLDPKRRRMLDRMIAAQALDLNLTLVAANTEDFDDIPGLTVEKWA; from the coding sequence ATGGCGCGCTACCTCCTCGACACCAACATCGTCATCGCCGCGGCGCTTGGCCTTTCCGGCGTGCTCGATCGGCTCTCCGCCCTCGAAATCGGCGACGTGGCGCTCTCGGCGATCAGTCTCGCAGAAACGCTTGGCGCCGCCGCCGCCGAAAATAACGGACGGCTCGCGGAGAATATCGCGCTGCTCGCCGAAAATTTGGATGTGCTGCCCTTCGACCGCGGCGCCGCCGACGCCTATGGCGCGCTGCTGCGCAAGCTCGATCCGAAACGCCGCCGCATGCTCGATCGAATGATCGCCGCGCAGGCGCTCGATCTCAACCTCACGCTCGTCGCCGCGAACACCGAGGATTTCGACGATATCCCCGGACTGACGGTCGAGAAATGGGCGTGA
- the prfB gene encoding peptide chain release factor 2 (programmed frameshift), with the protein MRAEPLALKADIEQSIGLLRRHLDVDASQRRLAELNVRAEDPALWNDPEAAQKLMRERTQLEEQVGALSSLERELEDALTLVELGESEDDAATEKEGVEALKSILKQARARQTEALFAGEADANDTYIEVHSGAGGTESQDWARMLFRMYARWGERHKFHVEVIEETPGEEAGIKSGTLLVKGHNAHGWAKTESGVHRLVRISPFDSNARRHTSFASVWVYPVVDDRIDVNVNESDCRIDTYRSSGAGGQHVNTTDSAIRITHIPTGIVVACQAERSQHKNRATAWNMLRARLYELELEKREAEANKTAASRTEIGWGHQIRSYVLQPYQLVKDLRSGFTSGTPSDVLDGELDDFMQASLAQRIYGGPESVEDVE; encoded by the exons ATGCGCGCCGAACCGCTTGCGCTGAAAGCCGACATCGAGCAGTCCATCGGACTGCTGAGGAGGCATCTT GACGTCGACGCCTCGCAACGGCGCCTCGCCGAACTGAACGTCCGGGCGGAAGATCCCGCGCTCTGGAACGATCCCGAAGCCGCGCAAAAACTCATGCGCGAGCGCACCCAGCTCGAAGAGCAGGTGGGGGCGCTCTCGAGCCTCGAGCGCGAGCTCGAAGACGCGCTGACGCTTGTCGAGCTTGGCGAGTCCGAGGACGACGCGGCGACCGAAAAAGAGGGCGTCGAAGCGCTTAAAAGCATCTTGAAGCAGGCGCGCGCGCGCCAGACCGAGGCGCTGTTCGCCGGCGAAGCCGACGCCAATGACACCTATATCGAGGTTCATTCCGGCGCCGGCGGCACCGAGAGCCAGGATTGGGCGCGCATGCTGTTTCGCATGTATGCGCGCTGGGGCGAGCGCCACAAATTTCACGTCGAAGTGATCGAGGAGACGCCGGGCGAAGAGGCCGGCATCAAGTCGGGCACGCTGCTCGTCAAGGGACACAACGCCCATGGCTGGGCGAAGACCGAGTCCGGCGTGCATCGGCTGGTGCGGATTTCGCCCTTCGACTCGAACGCCCGCCGCCATACGAGCTTCGCCTCGGTCTGGGTCTATCCGGTGGTCGATGATCGGATCGACGTGAACGTCAATGAGTCCGACTGTCGTATAGACACGTATAGATCGTCGGGCGCGGGCGGCCAGCACGTCAATACGACCGACTCGGCAATCCGCATCACCCATATTCCGACCGGCATCGTCGTCGCCTGTCAGGCGGAGCGTTCGCAGCACAAGAACCGCGCCACCGCCTGGAACATGCTGCGCGCGCGGCTCTACGAGCTGGAGCTGGAAAAGCGCGAGGCCGAGGCCAACAAGACTGCGGCCTCAAGGACCGAGATCGGCTGGGGCCATCAGATCCGCAGCTATGTGCTGCAGCCCTATCAGCTGGTGAAGGATCTGCGCTCCGGCTTCACGTCGGGGACGCCCTCCGACGTTCTCGACGGCGAGCTCGACGACTTCATGCAGGCCTCTCTGGCGCAGCGCATATACGGCGGTCCGGAAAGCGTCGAGGACGTCGAGTAG
- a CDS encoding class I SAM-dependent methyltransferase, whose protein sequence is MNNPFQSAALQETPTPQTFDEKAYLAVNPDVAEAVRLGKIGSGWRHFKKFGHIEGRRQKVADDEPATPENFDEARYLAANPDVRQAIELGQLVSGRAHFDQLGRAQGRRQLRMSDIPAIRARKLSAVRPLLLDPEAPLSGSGKFVFSDEPSLQAQDAAEDMPISENGYDDETVELIERHADGLILDVGAGYRPVYYSNVVNFEMMDYATTDVVGLAHRLPFKDDAFDGVISIAVLEHVKDPFRCAAEIARVLKPGGWLKCCVPFLQPLHGYPHHYFNMTHEGLRTLFEEHLTIERQEVTNPTHPIWAIAWQLRSWSQGLSPRARKQFLRTRVEDLIAYPGPLLEKPWARELTREKLFELAAATILYARKPAPDSTANPITTSAP, encoded by the coding sequence ATGAATAATCCCTTTCAGTCGGCGGCGCTGCAAGAGACGCCGACGCCGCAAACCTTTGACGAAAAGGCCTATCTCGCCGTCAACCCCGACGTCGCCGAGGCCGTTCGCCTCGGCAAAATCGGCTCGGGCTGGCGGCATTTCAAAAAATTCGGCCATATTGAGGGCCGCCGGCAGAAGGTCGCCGATGACGAGCCCGCGACGCCAGAGAATTTCGACGAGGCGCGCTATCTGGCGGCGAACCCGGACGTGCGACAGGCGATCGAACTCGGCCAGCTCGTCTCAGGCCGCGCGCATTTCGATCAGCTCGGTCGCGCCCAGGGACGGCGTCAGCTGCGTATGAGCGACATCCCTGCCATTCGCGCACGAAAGCTCAGCGCGGTGCGACCGCTGCTGCTCGACCCGGAAGCGCCGCTGTCGGGTTCGGGCAAATTCGTGTTTTCGGATGAACCCTCGCTTCAGGCGCAAGACGCCGCCGAGGATATGCCGATCAGCGAGAACGGCTATGACGATGAAACAGTCGAGCTGATCGAGCGCCACGCCGACGGCTTGATCCTCGACGTCGGCGCGGGCTACCGTCCAGTCTATTACAGCAATGTCGTCAACTTCGAGATGATGGATTATGCAACGACCGATGTGGTCGGCCTGGCGCATCGGCTGCCCTTCAAGGATGACGCCTTCGACGGCGTCATCTCGATCGCGGTCTTGGAGCATGTGAAGGATCCGTTTCGCTGCGCCGCGGAAATCGCGCGCGTGCTCAAGCCGGGCGGATGGCTCAAGTGCTGCGTGCCCTTCCTGCAGCCGCTGCACGGCTATCCGCATCACTATTTCAATATGACGCATGAAGGACTGCGCACGCTTTTCGAGGAGCATTTGACCATCGAACGGCAGGAGGTCACCAATCCGACGCACCCGATCTGGGCGATCGCCTGGCAGCTGCGCTCCTGGTCGCAAGGTCTTTCGCCCCGCGCCCGCAAACAATTCCTGCGCACGCGCGTCGAAGATCTGATCGCCTATCCCGGCCCGCTGCTCGAAAAGCCATGGGCGCGGGAATTGACTCGCGAGAAACTTTTCGAACTCGCCGCCGCGACGATCCTTTACGCGCGCAAGCCCGCGCCGGACTCCACGGCGAACCCCATCACAACGTCAGCGCCGTGA
- a CDS encoding pyridoxal phosphate-dependent decarboxylase family protein: MPVNLDPENWDEFRAESHRALDMMLDHLRDLRERPVWTEPSEEARARFKRDLPQEGRDLSAVLEDFDRYIMPFATGNTHPMFMGWAQGAGTPAGMIAEMLAAGMNSNCGGRNHIAIDVERQIAAWMAQAFGFPSDASGIFVTGTSIANFLCLLVARDQAYGDKDVRLNGLCALPGQLIAYASREAHNCVRQAMELAGLGARHLRLIPSDERRAMKVRDLRRAIAADRAAGFRPFLIVGTAGTVDTGAIDPLDRLADVAHTEDLWFHVDGAFGALAALSPALKPLVKGLERADSVAFDFHKWLHVPYDAGFFLVRDKAAHKRAFAANAAYLTRAPRGLAAGDTWPCDLGPDLSRSFRALKTWFTIETFGAKRLGQCIEQTCRMAERLEAWIAQSDAFALRAPVTLNIVCFGVKDDEDGSLAREIVMELHERGEAAPSLTILDGVPAIRAAIINHRTEARDIDAFTEFLDAALRRARKEPHDFGALIEPHGPGKTRLSED; the protein is encoded by the coding sequence ATGCCGGTTAATCTCGACCCCGAAAACTGGGACGAATTTCGCGCCGAGAGCCATCGGGCGCTCGACATGATGCTCGACCATCTGCGCGATCTTCGGGAGCGCCCCGTCTGGACCGAGCCAAGCGAAGAGGCGCGGGCGCGCTTCAAACGCGATCTTCCGCAAGAGGGCCGCGACCTCTCCGCCGTGCTCGAGGATTTCGACCGCTACATCATGCCGTTCGCGACCGGCAACACCCATCCGATGTTCATGGGCTGGGCCCAGGGCGCAGGCACGCCAGCCGGCATGATCGCGGAAATGCTCGCCGCCGGCATGAATTCGAACTGCGGCGGTCGCAATCACATCGCCATCGATGTCGAGCGCCAGATCGCCGCCTGGATGGCGCAGGCCTTCGGCTTTCCATCCGACGCGAGCGGCATTTTCGTCACCGGAACCTCGATCGCCAACTTCCTGTGCCTGCTGGTCGCGCGCGACCAAGCCTATGGCGACAAGGATGTTCGGCTTAACGGGCTCTGTGCGCTTCCCGGCCAGCTCATCGCCTATGCGTCGCGCGAAGCGCATAATTGCGTGCGCCAGGCGATGGAGCTTGCCGGCCTTGGGGCGCGGCATCTGCGCCTCATTCCTTCGGACGAGCGGCGCGCGATGAAAGTGCGCGATCTTCGCCGCGCCATCGCCGCCGACCGCGCGGCGGGCTTCAGGCCGTTTCTGATCGTCGGCACGGCGGGCACGGTCGACACCGGCGCGATCGATCCGCTCGACCGGCTCGCCGACGTCGCGCACACCGAGGACCTGTGGTTCCATGTCGATGGGGCCTTCGGCGCGCTGGCGGCGCTCTCGCCGGCGCTCAAGCCTTTGGTCAAGGGATTGGAGCGCGCCGACAGCGTCGCCTTCGACTTCCATAAATGGCTGCACGTCCCCTATGACGCCGGCTTCTTTCTGGTGCGCGACAAGGCGGCCCATAAGCGCGCCTTCGCGGCCAACGCCGCCTATCTGACGCGTGCGCCGCGCGGCCTCGCGGCGGGCGACACCTGGCCTTGCGATCTCGGCCCCGACCTGTCGCGCAGCTTTCGCGCGCTCAAGACCTGGTTCACCATCGAAACCTTCGGCGCCAAGCGTTTGGGCCAATGCATCGAGCAGACCTGCCGCATGGCGGAGCGGCTCGAGGCGTGGATCGCGCAATCGGACGCCTTCGCGCTGCGCGCGCCGGTGACGCTCAACATCGTCTGCTTCGGCGTCAAGGACGATGAGGATGGTTCGCTGGCGCGCGAAATCGTCATGGAGCTGCATGAGCGCGGCGAGGCGGCGCCGTCGCTGACGATCCTCGACGGGGTTCCGGCGATCCGCGCGGCGATCATCAACCACCGAACCGAAGCGCGCGACATCGACGCCTTCACCGAGTTTCTCGACGCCGCGCTTCGGCGCGCCCGCAAGGAGCCGCATGATTTCGGCGCGCTGATCGAACCGCATGGACCGGGCAAGACCCGGCTCTCCGAAGATTGA
- a CDS encoding CorA family divalent cation transporter, whose protein sequence is MSIDRLAQAPRADIPGCLWFVRFNRAGEAEPGTAEDFVNISAPREGFLWLHMDLADVRTRPLLARIAALSEDARDSLCDPVDHQHLEYSEGMVSGALLDYERDLGGPTSRTDFVRFAAGASFFISARRLPMDSVEAAHIAINRGARLTSPIDLFEMLTDALIDGLARKAAELGAAFDRVEDRIIDQRGRQARPALSAARRDAVRLARQISGLSSTVARLETIEEEADEQRDNDLRDAAARLIQHAGALTQDVTSLQERARLLQDELNAILSLETNDRLYALTVTTMLLLPATFVTGYFGMNTKNLLFAEDENGTFYATILCVLASATALFLMRRWGLAGAPESEDQRPAAPERRDDRPADRSF, encoded by the coding sequence ATGAGCATAGATCGCCTCGCACAAGCGCCGCGCGCCGACATTCCCGGGTGTCTTTGGTTCGTGCGGTTCAACCGCGCGGGCGAAGCCGAGCCCGGAACCGCCGAGGATTTCGTAAATATCAGCGCGCCGCGCGAGGGATTCTTGTGGCTGCACATGGATCTCGCCGACGTGCGCACGCGCCCGCTGCTGGCGCGCATCGCGGCGCTTTCCGAAGACGCGCGCGATTCGCTGTGCGATCCCGTCGACCATCAGCATCTCGAATATTCAGAAGGGATGGTCAGCGGCGCGCTGCTCGACTATGAGCGCGATCTCGGCGGCCCGACCTCGCGCACCGACTTTGTCCGCTTCGCCGCTGGCGCAAGCTTTTTCATCAGCGCGCGACGGCTGCCGATGGATAGCGTCGAGGCGGCGCACATCGCCATCAATCGCGGCGCGCGTCTCACCTCGCCGATTGATCTGTTCGAAATGCTGACGGATGCGTTGATCGACGGGCTGGCGCGTAAGGCCGCCGAACTCGGCGCGGCGTTCGATCGCGTCGAGGACCGCATCATCGATCAGCGCGGCCGCCAGGCGCGGCCGGCGCTCAGCGCCGCGCGGCGCGACGCGGTGCGTTTGGCGCGCCAGATCAGCGGCCTGTCGTCGACGGTGGCGCGCCTCGAAACGATTGAGGAGGAGGCCGACGAACAGCGGGACAATGATCTGCGCGACGCCGCGGCAAGGCTCATTCAACACGCCGGCGCGCTGACTCAGGATGTCACGAGCCTTCAGGAGCGCGCCCGTCTCCTGCAAGACGAACTCAACGCCATCCTCAGTCTTGAGACCAACGACCGGCTCTATGCTTTGACGGTGACGACGATGCTGCTGCTGCCGGCGACCTTCGTCACCGGCTATTTCGGCATGAACACCAAGAATCTGCTGTTCGCGGAGGACGAGAACGGCACATTTTACGCGACGATTCTCTGCGTCCTGGCCTCGGCGACGGCGCTTTTCCTGATGCGCCGCTGGGGCCTCGCCGGCGCGCCGGAGAGCGAGGACCAGCGTCCGGCCGCGCCGGAGCGTCGGGACGACCGGCCGGCGGACAGGAGTTTTTGA
- a CDS encoding alginate O-acetyltransferase AlgX-related protein, protein MTELIVHEGHDGWLFLTGGTNFVTTLYERDGGHLPDVNLRRWRDAIIERKHRCDGLGVAYAHLVAPEKLTIYGHKQATPLVNVDLAPAIRLQQLFEGAACTAGWVDLVWPMRERRDEVELYWRSDTHWTPDGSLLAYRLLCEALQLTPNAELANRPCNTIHKIMDLGGKFDPPRWEQIREIDWIAGAQRVYANAVVRILEDPVHGGDIHVGAHAIYRNDAAPNDVRILLFGDSFAGVGSDRLTAQLAETARELVFVWSANVDWRLVKRLKPDIVITEIAERYMALAPNDRFNLRRTELAQLIKARRREAVARWRRVRANWGQRAKNGA, encoded by the coding sequence GTGACCGAACTCATCGTTCACGAAGGTCACGACGGATGGCTGTTCCTCACGGGCGGAACGAATTTCGTCACCACGCTCTATGAGCGCGACGGCGGCCATCTGCCGGACGTCAACCTGCGCCGATGGCGGGACGCCATCATTGAGCGAAAGCATCGTTGCGACGGACTCGGCGTCGCCTACGCCCATCTCGTCGCACCGGAAAAGCTGACGATCTACGGGCACAAACAAGCGACGCCGCTCGTCAATGTCGATCTCGCGCCAGCGATCCGCCTGCAACAGCTCTTCGAAGGCGCCGCATGCACGGCCGGATGGGTCGATCTCGTTTGGCCTATGCGCGAGCGGCGCGACGAGGTCGAACTCTACTGGCGCAGCGACACGCATTGGACGCCGGACGGCAGTCTGCTCGCCTATCGCCTCTTGTGCGAGGCGCTGCAGCTGACGCCGAATGCGGAACTCGCGAACCGGCCCTGCAACACGATTCATAAAATCATGGATCTCGGCGGCAAATTCGATCCGCCGCGCTGGGAGCAGATTCGCGAAATCGATTGGATCGCCGGCGCGCAACGCGTTTACGCCAATGCGGTCGTGCGCATCCTCGAAGATCCCGTTCACGGCGGCGACATCCATGTCGGCGCGCATGCGATCTACAGGAACGACGCGGCGCCGAATGACGTGCGGATTTTGCTTTTCGGCGATTCCTTCGCCGGCGTCGGGTCTGACCGTCTGACGGCGCAGCTCGCCGAAACGGCACGCGAACTCGTCTTTGTCTGGTCAGCCAATGTCGATTGGCGGCTGGTCAAGCGCCTGAAGCCCGATATCGTCATCACCGAAATCGCCGAGCGCTACATGGCGCTTGCGCCGAACGACCGCTTCAATCTGCGGCGCACAGAGCTTGCGCAGCTGATCAAGGCGCGACGCCGGGAGGCCGTAGCCCGGTGGCGGCGCGTGCGGGCCAACTGGGGTCAACGCGCGAAGAATGGCGCATAG